In one window of Rathayibacter caricis DSM 15933 DNA:
- a CDS encoding cytochrome b → MSTTTPSRPSSSPQGNDDGVILGSGKLQKGYVGAASNYIDERTSISAVVKEFGRKIFPDHWSFLLGEVALYSFVIILLSGTFLTFFFQASMVETHYEGSYLPMKGIEMSAAMASSLDISFDIRGGLLMRQIHHWAALLFVASIGLHMLRIFFTGAFRKPRELNWVIGFVLFILAMAEGFTGYSLPDDLLSGNGLRIIDGMVKGIPVVGTWISFLLFGGEFPGTDIVGRLYTLHILLLPALVLAFIALHLVFVVVHKHTQFPGAGKTEQNVVGYPVLPVYAAKAGGFFFIVFGVVVLIASLFTINPIWNYGPYDPSPVSAGTQPDWYIGFADGALRLVPPGLEWAIPGLGTLSFNILIPLVGLGLFIVAVMLYPFLEAWITGDKREHHLLDRPRNAATRTAIGAAGVTFYAVLWAAASSDIIATHFHLTMEGVIHALQFCLIVGPFVAYFITKRICLALQKKDREIALHGFESGRIVRLPGGEFIEVHQQLDEYERWKLVSQDEYEPLMIRPNSRGRITAPQRVRAGLSRWFFEDRITPVTQKELESSHSEH, encoded by the coding sequence ATGTCCACCACCACACCGTCACGACCCTCGTCGTCGCCCCAGGGCAACGACGACGGCGTCATCCTCGGCAGCGGCAAGCTGCAGAAGGGCTACGTCGGAGCAGCGTCGAACTACATCGACGAGCGGACGAGCATCTCGGCCGTCGTCAAGGAGTTCGGCCGCAAGATCTTCCCCGACCACTGGTCCTTCCTCCTCGGCGAGGTCGCGCTCTACAGCTTCGTCATCATCCTGCTGTCGGGCACGTTCCTCACGTTCTTCTTCCAGGCGTCCATGGTCGAGACGCACTACGAGGGCAGCTACCTCCCGATGAAGGGCATCGAGATGTCCGCGGCGATGGCCTCGTCGCTCGACATCTCGTTCGACATCCGCGGCGGCCTGCTGATGCGCCAGATCCACCACTGGGCGGCGCTGCTGTTCGTGGCCTCGATCGGCCTCCACATGCTGCGCATCTTCTTCACCGGCGCGTTCCGCAAGCCGCGCGAGCTCAACTGGGTCATCGGCTTCGTCCTCTTCATCCTCGCGATGGCCGAGGGCTTCACCGGCTACTCCCTCCCCGACGACCTGCTGTCGGGCAACGGCCTCCGCATCATCGACGGCATGGTCAAGGGCATCCCGGTCGTCGGCACCTGGATCTCGTTCCTGCTCTTCGGCGGCGAGTTCCCGGGCACCGACATCGTCGGCCGCCTGTACACCCTGCACATCCTGCTGCTGCCGGCCCTTGTGCTCGCGTTCATCGCCCTGCACCTCGTGTTCGTGGTCGTCCACAAGCACACCCAGTTCCCCGGTGCGGGCAAGACCGAGCAGAACGTCGTCGGCTACCCGGTGCTCCCGGTCTACGCCGCGAAGGCCGGTGGATTCTTCTTCATCGTCTTCGGTGTCGTCGTCCTCATCGCGTCGCTGTTCACGATCAACCCGATCTGGAACTACGGCCCCTACGACCCCTCGCCCGTGTCCGCCGGCACCCAGCCCGACTGGTACATCGGCTTCGCGGACGGTGCGCTGCGCCTCGTCCCGCCGGGACTCGAGTGGGCCATCCCGGGCCTCGGCACGCTGTCGTTCAACATCCTCATCCCGCTCGTCGGCCTGGGTCTGTTCATCGTCGCGGTCATGCTCTACCCCTTCCTCGAGGCGTGGATCACCGGTGACAAGCGCGAGCACCACCTGCTCGACCGCCCGCGCAACGCCGCGACCCGCACGGCGATCGGTGCCGCCGGAGTCACGTTCTACGCGGTCCTCTGGGCTGCTGCGTCCTCGGACATCATCGCCACGCACTTCCACCTCACGATGGAGGGCGTCATCCACGCCCTGCAGTTCTGCCTGATCGTCGGCCCCTTCGTCGCGTACTTCATCACGAAGCGCATCTGCCTCGCCCTGCAGAAGAAGGACCGCGAGATCGCCCTGCACGGCTTCGAGTCCGGCCGCATCGTCCGCCTCCCGGGCGGCGAGTTCATCGAGGTGCACCAGCAGCTCGACGAGTACGAGCGCTGGAAGCTGGTCAGCCAGGACGAGTACGAGCCGCTGATGATCCGCCCGAACTCGCGTGGACGCATCACCGCCCCGCAGCGCGTGCGTGCCGGTCTCTCCCGCTGGTTCTTCGAGGACCGCATCACCCCCGTCACCCAGAAGGAGCTCGAGAGCTCGCACAGCGAGCACTGA
- a CDS encoding cytochrome c oxidase subunit 4: MRANVNLFWLLSGFFLLAAVAYTVWSLIDTEQVEWVGTVGITLSAVLGAFIAFYVGRVHKAQGAELPEDRLDADIDDGDPELGFFSPWSWWPLILGGAAALAFLGLAVGIWITYIAAGIFLIAITGWVYEYYRGYFAR; this comes from the coding sequence ATGCGCGCCAACGTCAATCTGTTCTGGCTCCTGTCCGGCTTCTTCCTCCTCGCGGCCGTCGCGTACACCGTCTGGTCGCTCATCGACACCGAGCAGGTGGAGTGGGTCGGGACCGTCGGCATCACCCTCTCAGCCGTGCTGGGTGCGTTCATCGCGTTCTACGTCGGTCGCGTGCACAAGGCGCAGGGTGCCGAACTGCCCGAGGACCGCCTCGACGCCGACATCGACGACGGGGACCCGGAGCTCGGCTTCTTCAGCCCCTGGAGCTGGTGGCCGCTGATCCTCGGCGGTGCCGCGGCTCTGGCGTTCCTCGGCCTCGCCGTCGGCATCTGGATCACCTACATCGCGGCCGGCATCTTCCTGATCGCGATCACGGGCTGGGTCTACGAGTACTACCGCGGATACTTCGCCCGCTAG
- the ctaD gene encoding cytochrome c oxidase subunit I: MSTATAPAPSSRTFGTPPVERKANVLVRWMTSTDHKVIGYMYLITSFIYFCIAGVMALVIRAQLFQPGLAVVETREQYNQLFTMHGTIMLLMFATPLFAGFANVLMPLQIGAPDVAFPRLNAFAYWLYSFGSLIAVAGFVTPQGAASFGWFAYAPLSSTTFSPGLGGNLWVFGLGLSGFGTILGAVNFITTIITMRAPGMTMFRMPIFTWNILVTSILVLLAFPVLAAAMFALGADRVFDAHIYDAANGGVLLWQHLFWFFGHPEVYIIALPFFGIVSEVFPVFSRKPIFGYKTLIYATIAIAALSVTVWAHHMYVTGSVLLPFFSLMTMLIAVPTGVKIFNWIGTMWRGSVTFETPMIWAIGFLITFTFGGLTGVILASPPLDFHVSDSYFVVAHFHYVVFGTVVFAMFSGFYFWWPKWTGKMLNETLGKWHFWLLFIGFHTTFLIQHWLGVVGMPRRYASYLPEDGFTWMNQLSTIGAMILAVSLIPFFLNVYITARKAPKVTVNDPWGFSRSLEWATSCPPPRHNFTSIPRIRSEAPAFDLNHPEAGIPVGIGPAKDAPDAPTYDKSEGTVK; encoded by the coding sequence ATGAGCACCGCCACCGCACCCGCCCCGTCGTCCCGCACCTTCGGCACCCCGCCCGTCGAGCGCAAGGCGAACGTCCTCGTTCGCTGGATGACGTCCACCGACCACAAGGTCATCGGGTACATGTACCTGATCACGTCGTTCATCTACTTCTGCATCGCAGGAGTGATGGCACTGGTGATCCGTGCCCAGCTCTTCCAGCCGGGCCTGGCCGTCGTCGAGACGCGCGAGCAGTACAACCAGCTGTTCACCATGCACGGCACGATCATGCTGCTGATGTTCGCGACGCCGCTGTTCGCCGGCTTCGCCAACGTCCTGATGCCGCTGCAGATCGGTGCCCCCGACGTCGCCTTCCCGCGACTGAACGCCTTCGCCTACTGGCTCTACAGCTTCGGCTCGCTCATCGCGGTCGCCGGCTTCGTCACCCCGCAGGGCGCCGCCTCGTTCGGATGGTTCGCCTACGCGCCGTTGTCGAGCACGACGTTCTCGCCAGGGTTGGGCGGCAATCTCTGGGTCTTCGGCCTGGGCCTGTCCGGCTTCGGCACGATCCTCGGCGCGGTGAACTTCATCACCACGATCATCACCATGCGCGCTCCGGGCATGACGATGTTCCGCATGCCGATCTTCACCTGGAACATCCTCGTGACGTCGATCCTCGTGCTGCTGGCCTTCCCGGTCCTCGCCGCGGCGATGTTCGCCCTCGGTGCCGACCGCGTCTTCGACGCCCACATCTACGACGCGGCCAACGGCGGCGTCCTGCTCTGGCAGCACCTGTTCTGGTTCTTCGGCCACCCCGAGGTCTACATCATCGCGCTGCCGTTCTTCGGCATCGTGTCCGAGGTCTTCCCGGTCTTCAGCCGCAAGCCGATCTTCGGCTACAAGACGCTGATCTACGCGACGATCGCCATCGCGGCGCTGTCCGTGACGGTCTGGGCGCACCACATGTACGTCACCGGCTCGGTGCTCCTGCCGTTCTTCTCGCTGATGACGATGCTCATCGCGGTCCCGACCGGCGTGAAGATCTTCAACTGGATCGGCACCATGTGGCGCGGGTCGGTCACGTTCGAGACCCCGATGATCTGGGCGATCGGCTTCCTGATCACCTTCACCTTCGGTGGCCTCACCGGCGTGATCCTGGCGTCCCCGCCGCTCGACTTCCACGTGTCCGACTCGTACTTCGTGGTCGCGCACTTCCACTACGTCGTGTTCGGCACCGTCGTGTTCGCGATGTTCTCGGGCTTCTACTTCTGGTGGCCCAAGTGGACCGGCAAGATGCTGAACGAGACCCTGGGCAAGTGGCACTTCTGGCTGCTGTTCATCGGCTTCCACACCACGTTCCTCATCCAGCACTGGCTCGGCGTCGTGGGCATGCCCCGCCGCTACGCGAGCTACCTCCCCGAGGACGGCTTCACCTGGATGAATCAGCTGTCGACGATCGGAGCGATGATCCTCGCGGTCTCGCTGATCCCGTTCTTCCTCAACGTGTACATCACGGCCCGCAAGGCGCCGAAGGTCACCGTGAACGACCCGTGGGGCTTCTCGCGCTCGCTCGAGTGGGCCACCTCGTGCCCGCCGCCCCGCCACAACTTCACGTCCATCCCGCGCATCCGCAGCGAGGCTCCGGCCTTCGACCTGAACCACCCCGAGGCCGGCATCCCCGTCGGAATCGGTCCGGCGAAGGACGCTCCGGACGCCCCCACGTACGACAAGTCCGAAGGCACGGTGAAGTAG
- the coxB gene encoding cytochrome c oxidase subunit II — MRFNRRLRRWVAAPVAGALALVLAGCTQEQLQGWLPTEPGTTNHVDRVIGLWVTSWIVLLAVGVVTWGLTIWAVVVYRRRKGQTGLPVQLRYNMPIEIFYTIVPLILVIGFFAFTARDQAAIEEPYENPDETIQVYGKQWAWDFNYVDEDVYSAGIQGQYESSDGDANGSLVESEVPTLYLPVGEKIKIQLDARDVIHSFWVVDFLYKKDMIPGKTNYMYVTPLKEGTYAGKCAELCGEYHSAMLFNVEVVDRDTYDDYIQSLRDAGQTGQLGAEYDRNSNLPGTGAPVRTENEE; from the coding sequence GTGCGCTTCAATCGCCGTCTCCGCAGATGGGTCGCTGCCCCCGTTGCAGGAGCCCTCGCCCTCGTTCTCGCGGGCTGCACGCAGGAGCAGCTCCAGGGCTGGCTCCCCACCGAACCCGGCACGACGAACCACGTCGACCGGGTCATCGGGCTCTGGGTCACCTCCTGGATCGTCCTCCTCGCCGTCGGCGTCGTCACGTGGGGGCTCACGATCTGGGCCGTCGTCGTGTACCGGCGCCGGAAGGGCCAGACGGGCCTCCCGGTGCAGCTGCGCTACAACATGCCGATCGAGATCTTCTACACGATCGTGCCGCTGATCCTGGTGATCGGCTTCTTCGCCTTCACCGCCCGCGATCAGGCGGCGATCGAGGAGCCCTACGAGAACCCCGACGAGACCATCCAGGTCTACGGCAAGCAGTGGGCGTGGGACTTCAACTACGTCGACGAGGACGTGTACTCCGCCGGCATCCAGGGCCAGTACGAGTCCTCCGACGGCGACGCCAACGGCTCGCTCGTCGAGTCCGAGGTGCCCACCCTCTACCTGCCCGTCGGCGAGAAGATCAAGATCCAGCTCGACGCCCGCGATGTCATCCACTCCTTCTGGGTCGTCGACTTCCTCTACAAGAAGGACATGATCCCCGGCAAGACGAACTACATGTACGTCACGCCGCTCAAGGAGGGCACGTACGCCGGCAAGTGCGCCGAGCTCTGCGGCGAGTACCACTCCGCGATGCTCTTCAACGTCGAGGTCGTCGACCGAGACACGTACGACGACTACATCCAGTCGCTGCGCGACGCGGGCCAGACCGGCCAGCTCGGCGCGGAGTACGACCGCAACAGCAACCTTCCCGGAACCGGTGCGCCGGTCCGCACCGAGAACGAGGAGTAG
- the erpA gene encoding iron-sulfur cluster insertion protein ErpA: MSDTTSTVDQKTAHGVSMTPVAAAKVKSLLEQEGRDDLRLRVAVQPGGCSGLIYQLYFDERTLDGDAAVEFEGVGLVVDKMSVPYLDGASIDFEDTIQKQGFTIDNPNAGGSCACGDSFH; this comes from the coding sequence ATGTCCGACACGACATCGACCGTCGACCAGAAGACCGCGCACGGCGTCTCGATGACCCCCGTCGCCGCCGCGAAGGTCAAGAGCCTCCTCGAGCAGGAGGGCCGCGACGACCTGCGCCTGCGCGTCGCCGTCCAGCCCGGTGGCTGCTCGGGTCTCATCTACCAGCTCTACTTCGACGAGCGCACCCTCGACGGCGATGCGGCGGTCGAGTTCGAGGGCGTCGGCCTCGTCGTCGACAAGATGAGCGTCCCGTACCTCGACGGCGCCTCGATCGACTTCGAGGACACCATCCAGAAGCAGGGCTTCACCATCGACAACCCCAACGCGGGCGGCAGCTGCGCCTGCGGCGACAGCTTCCACTGA
- a CDS encoding dipeptidase, translating to MAHDAPTPTSTLPAAEEAVLAAVRDDLPRSLAELGRLVRIPSVSWDGFDATRVAASAEAIAELARETGAFEDVSIRRSTIGDSGVLGQPAVLATRAARNGAPTVLLYAHHDVQPQGAETSWETPPFEPTVRGDRLYGRGAADDKAGVVSHLAAVRALREVAGDDHDLGLVLFIEGEEEFGSRSFPTFLREHHDALRADVIVVADSDNWDVDTPSLTVGLRGNVTFTLTVRTLDHASHSGMLGGAVPDAMLATVRLLSTLWNEDGSVAVDGLREHDGAVPEITEGDLRRDAGLLDGVSPIGSGPFLSRIWSKPSITVTGIDAPSVVDASNTLSPSVRVKISARIAPGQEAPEGFAALERHLRDQAPFGAHLEIDDVDTGEAFLVDTSGWAVGLVKQAMADAWGRDALETSAGGSIPFIADLVREFPAAQILVTGVEDPDSRAHSPNESLHLGVFKRAAQTEALFLLRAAAHRG from the coding sequence ATGGCCCACGACGCTCCGACTCCGACGTCCACTCTCCCAGCAGCCGAGGAGGCGGTCCTGGCCGCCGTCCGCGACGACCTGCCGCGCTCGCTCGCGGAGCTCGGGCGCCTCGTGCGCATCCCCTCCGTCTCGTGGGACGGCTTCGACGCCACGCGGGTGGCCGCGAGCGCCGAGGCGATCGCCGAGCTCGCCCGCGAGACCGGGGCCTTCGAGGACGTGTCGATCCGCCGGTCGACGATCGGCGACTCGGGAGTCCTCGGGCAGCCGGCCGTCCTCGCCACCCGTGCCGCGCGCAACGGCGCTCCCACGGTCCTCCTCTACGCGCACCACGACGTCCAGCCGCAGGGCGCCGAGACCTCGTGGGAGACCCCTCCGTTCGAGCCGACCGTGCGCGGCGACCGCCTCTACGGCCGGGGCGCGGCCGACGACAAGGCCGGAGTGGTGTCCCACCTCGCCGCCGTCCGCGCGCTGCGCGAGGTGGCGGGTGACGACCACGACCTCGGCCTCGTGCTCTTCATCGAGGGCGAGGAGGAGTTCGGCTCGCGGTCGTTCCCGACCTTCCTCCGCGAGCACCACGACGCCCTGCGCGCCGACGTCATCGTCGTCGCCGACAGCGACAACTGGGACGTGGACACTCCGTCGCTGACCGTGGGTCTGCGCGGCAACGTCACCTTCACGCTCACCGTCCGGACCCTCGACCACGCCTCCCACTCCGGGATGCTCGGCGGAGCGGTCCCGGATGCGATGCTCGCGACGGTGCGCCTGCTCTCCACCCTGTGGAACGAGGACGGCTCGGTCGCCGTCGACGGTCTGCGCGAGCACGACGGCGCCGTCCCCGAGATCACCGAGGGCGACCTCCGCCGCGACGCCGGCCTGCTCGACGGCGTCTCGCCGATCGGCTCCGGCCCCTTCCTCTCGCGGATCTGGTCCAAGCCGTCGATCACGGTCACGGGGATCGACGCCCCGAGCGTCGTGGACGCCTCCAACACCCTGAGCCCCTCCGTGCGGGTCAAGATCAGCGCGCGCATCGCCCCCGGCCAGGAGGCGCCCGAGGGCTTCGCCGCGCTCGAGCGCCACCTGCGCGATCAGGCTCCGTTCGGCGCCCACCTCGAGATCGACGACGTCGACACGGGGGAGGCCTTCCTCGTCGACACCTCGGGCTGGGCCGTGGGCCTCGTCAAGCAGGCGATGGCGGACGCCTGGGGCCGCGACGCGCTGGAGACGAGCGCGGGAGGCAGCATCCCCTTCATCGCCGACCTCGTCCGGGAGTTCCCGGCCGCCCAGATCCTGGTGACCGGCGTGGAGGACCCCGACTCGCGCGCGCACAGCCCCAACGAGTCCCTCCACCTCGGCGTCTTCAAGCGGGCCGCGCAGACGGAGGCGCTCTTCCTGCTGCGCGCGGCGGCCCACCGCGGCTGA
- a CDS encoding DUF3043 domain-containing protein, whose amino-acid sequence MAKHPIATDTPDDADSAPSTGKGRPTPTRRERELANQRPLVTTDRKQAARDAREKAAVAREQARIGLAAGDQRYLPLRDKGPQRKFVRDWVDARFSLGEFLIPVMVVVLLLSFFPQPELQYVTLIVLWAFFLVAVLDCVLLGMRMRKKLGERYGADKVEKGIRWYAAMRALQLRVMRLPKPQVKRGAFPE is encoded by the coding sequence GTGGCCAAGCACCCGATCGCAACCGACACGCCCGACGACGCCGACTCGGCCCCGTCGACCGGCAAGGGGCGGCCGACGCCGACCCGGCGCGAGCGCGAGCTCGCCAACCAGCGTCCGCTCGTGACGACCGATCGCAAGCAGGCCGCGCGCGACGCCCGCGAGAAGGCCGCCGTGGCGCGCGAGCAGGCCCGGATCGGCCTCGCCGCCGGTGACCAGCGCTACCTGCCGCTGCGCGACAAGGGCCCGCAGCGCAAGTTCGTGCGCGACTGGGTCGACGCGCGCTTCAGCCTAGGCGAGTTCCTCATCCCCGTGATGGTCGTCGTCCTGCTGCTGAGCTTCTTCCCGCAGCCAGAGCTCCAGTACGTCACGCTCATCGTCCTCTGGGCGTTCTTCCTCGTCGCCGTGCTCGACTGCGTGCTGCTCGGCATGCGCATGCGGAAGAAGCTCGGGGAGCGCTACGGAGCCGACAAGGTCGAGAAGGGCATCCGCTGGTACGCCGCGATGCGCGCCCTCCAGCTCCGCGTCATGCGCCTCCCCAAGCCCCAGGTGAAGCGCGGGGCGTTCCCCGAGTGA
- a CDS encoding quinone-dependent dihydroorotate dehydrogenase yields MAAVYPLLFRTVLRRIDPERAHHLAFPVIRGLALVAPLARRFTMPKHDTSVETLGLRFATPFGVAAGFDKNATAVLGLGALGFGHVEVGTITARPQPGNDRPRLFRLVADRAVINRMGFNNLGARAAAGRLARLRGVRGRPVIGVNIGKSRAVDVDDAIEDYLISARMLAPLADYLVVNVSSPNTPGLRGLQEIDKLEPLLAAVKDAADTTPLLVKIAPDLSDDEVVRVAELAVRLGLDGVIATNTTLSREGLETAASVVDAAGAGGLSGAPLAARSLAVLRVIRAVVPAEFCVVSVGGVETAADVQERLAAGATLVQGYTAFIYEGPLWAAKVNRALR; encoded by the coding sequence ATGGCCGCCGTCTACCCGCTCCTGTTCCGCACGGTCCTGCGGCGCATCGATCCGGAGCGCGCGCATCACCTCGCCTTCCCGGTCATCCGCGGCCTCGCCCTCGTCGCGCCCCTCGCGCGCCGCTTCACGATGCCGAAGCACGACACCTCGGTCGAGACCCTCGGGCTGCGCTTCGCGACGCCGTTCGGAGTCGCCGCCGGCTTCGACAAGAACGCCACGGCCGTCCTGGGGCTGGGCGCGCTGGGCTTCGGGCACGTGGAGGTGGGCACGATCACGGCCCGCCCCCAGCCCGGCAACGACAGACCGCGCCTCTTCCGCCTCGTCGCGGACCGCGCCGTCATCAACCGGATGGGCTTCAACAACCTCGGGGCGCGGGCGGCCGCGGGTCGACTGGCCCGACTCCGCGGGGTCCGCGGGCGTCCGGTCATCGGCGTCAACATCGGCAAGAGCCGCGCGGTCGACGTCGACGACGCGATCGAGGACTACCTGATCAGCGCCCGGATGCTGGCGCCACTCGCCGACTACCTGGTCGTCAACGTGAGTTCTCCGAACACCCCCGGCCTGCGCGGGCTGCAGGAGATCGACAAGCTGGAGCCGCTGCTCGCCGCAGTGAAGGACGCGGCCGACACGACTCCGCTGCTCGTGAAGATCGCCCCCGACCTCTCCGACGACGAGGTCGTGCGCGTCGCCGAGCTCGCCGTGCGCCTCGGGCTCGACGGCGTCATCGCCACGAACACGACCCTCTCCCGCGAGGGCCTCGAGACGGCCGCCTCCGTCGTCGACGCCGCCGGTGCCGGAGGGCTCTCGGGAGCCCCGCTCGCCGCCCGCTCGCTCGCCGTCCTCCGCGTGATCCGCGCCGTCGTCCCCGCGGAGTTCTGCGTCGTCTCGGTCGGAGGCGTCGAGACCGCCGCCGACGTGCAGGAGCGTCTCGCCGCCGGCGCCACCCTCGTCCAGGGCTACACCGCGTTCATCTACGAGGGCCCCCTGTGGGCTGCGAAGGTGAATCGCGCGCTGCGCTGA
- the nrdR gene encoding transcriptional regulator NrdR has translation MFCPFCRHPDSRVIDSRTSDDGLSIRRRRQCPSCGRRFSTTETASLVVIKRSGVVEPFSREKIVSGVRKACQGRPVTDSDLAVLAQRVEESIRSTGASQIDANDIGLAILAPLRELDEVAYLRFASVYQAFDSLDDFDSAITLLRAERSGPARDVEEL, from the coding sequence ATGTTCTGCCCGTTCTGCCGGCACCCCGACTCCCGGGTGATCGACTCGCGCACCAGCGACGACGGCCTCTCGATCCGACGCCGGCGCCAGTGCCCCTCGTGCGGTCGCCGCTTCTCGACCACCGAGACCGCCAGCCTCGTCGTGATCAAGCGCAGCGGAGTGGTCGAGCCGTTCAGCCGCGAGAAGATCGTCAGCGGCGTGCGGAAGGCCTGCCAGGGCCGCCCCGTCACCGATTCCGATCTCGCGGTGCTCGCCCAGCGGGTGGAGGAGAGCATCCGCTCCACCGGCGCCTCGCAGATCGACGCGAACGACATCGGCCTCGCGATCCTCGCACCGCTGCGCGAGCTCGACGAGGTCGCGTACCTGCGCTTCGCGAGCGTGTACCAGGCCTTCGACTCGCTCGACGACTTCGACTCGGCCATCACCCTCCTGCGCGCCGAGCGCAGCGGGCCTGCGCGTGACGTCGAGGAGCTCTGA
- the hisD gene encoding histidinol dehydrogenase, producing MIQTLDLRGRRPSAAELLALVPRNPGTSADVGPIVAELIADVRARGAEALLDQSERLDGVRQPHLRVPAEHIAAAVRDLDPAIRSALDEAISRVRSASAAQIPPERTTVLDDGATVVQRWTPVARAGLYVPGGKAVYPSSVVMNVVPAQAAGVESIAIVSPPQKAFGGAVHPTILAAAGLLGVDEVYAAGGAGAVAALAYGVESIGLEPVGMITGPGNIWVTTAKRQVLGQVGIDSEAGPTEILVIADSTGDPRLIAADLVSQAEHDEAASAVLVTDDAELARAVGAEVERQAATTHHSARVAIALDGPQSALVIVDDLETACAFSDAYGPEHLELHTSDPEATAALIHDAGAIFLGPTAPVSLGDYLAGSNHVLPTMGQARFSSGLGAYTFLRPQQLISYDRGALARVAPHIRALSDAEALPAHGDAVDARFA from the coding sequence ATGATCCAGACTCTCGACCTCCGCGGCCGTCGTCCCTCCGCCGCCGAGCTGCTCGCCCTCGTGCCGCGCAACCCGGGTACCTCCGCCGACGTCGGACCGATCGTCGCCGAGCTCATCGCCGACGTCCGAGCCCGCGGTGCGGAGGCGCTCCTCGACCAGTCCGAGCGACTCGACGGAGTCCGTCAGCCGCACCTGCGGGTGCCGGCCGAGCACATCGCCGCCGCCGTCCGCGACCTCGATCCGGCCATCCGCTCGGCCCTCGACGAGGCGATCTCCCGGGTGCGCAGCGCGAGCGCCGCGCAGATCCCGCCCGAGCGCACCACCGTGCTCGACGACGGCGCGACCGTGGTCCAGCGCTGGACGCCGGTCGCCCGCGCGGGCCTCTACGTCCCCGGCGGCAAGGCCGTGTACCCCTCGAGCGTCGTGATGAACGTCGTCCCGGCTCAGGCCGCAGGCGTCGAGTCCATCGCGATCGTCTCCCCGCCGCAGAAGGCGTTCGGCGGCGCCGTTCACCCGACGATCCTGGCGGCAGCGGGTCTCCTCGGCGTCGACGAGGTCTACGCCGCAGGCGGCGCGGGCGCCGTTGCCGCCCTGGCCTACGGTGTCGAGTCGATCGGCCTCGAGCCCGTCGGCATGATCACCGGCCCCGGCAACATCTGGGTCACGACCGCGAAGCGCCAGGTGCTCGGCCAGGTCGGGATCGACTCCGAGGCCGGCCCGACGGAGATCCTCGTCATCGCCGACTCCACCGGCGATCCCCGTCTGATCGCGGCCGACCTGGTCAGCCAGGCCGAGCACGACGAGGCGGCCTCGGCCGTGCTGGTCACGGACGACGCCGAGCTGGCCCGCGCGGTCGGCGCGGAGGTCGAGCGTCAGGCCGCGACGACCCACCACTCCGCGCGCGTGGCGATCGCGCTCGACGGTCCCCAGTCGGCACTCGTCATCGTGGACGACCTCGAGACCGCCTGCGCCTTCAGCGACGCCTACGGCCCCGAGCACCTCGAGCTGCACACGAGCGACCCCGAGGCGACCGCCGCGCTCATCCACGACGCGGGCGCGATCTTCCTCGGCCCCACGGCGCCGGTCAGCCTCGGCGACTACCTGGCCGGCTCCAACCACGTGCTGCCCACGATGGGCCAGGCGCGGTTCTCCTCCGGTCTGGGCGCCTACACGTTCCTGCGCCCGCAGCAGCTCATCAGCTACGACCGCGGCGCCCTCGCTCGCGTCGCCCCGCACATCCGCGCGCTCAGCGACGCCGAGGCGCTCCCCGCGCACGGCGACGCCGTCGACGCGCGCTTCGCCTGA